The following nucleotide sequence is from uncultured Methanobrevibacter sp..
CGTCTGTTGTGGCTTTTTTTATTCCTTCCTCTATTCCTTCACGCAGATTTTCAACCTCAACATTTCCCAATTTTACAAAAACAACGGGCAGGCCTGTATCCTGACACATTGGAATGCCTTTTTCTTCGGCAAGTTCAATATTTTTTAATATGGCTTCAATATTTAGCCTTGCAAGTTCATGTTCTTCTATTTTTAATGCGTCTTCAAGTGATTTTTTTACATCATCACCAAGAACGATAACTGCCTGCTTGTAAAGTTCATAAACACTTTCTTTAATAACATCTTTAGTAATCAAAATAAAACCCTTATAAAATTAATTATTGTTATTTTTGGTTTTTGAAATATTTATATTTTGATAATGTTGTGGGGGCAGGCATCGACACAGTCTCTGCAGAGATTGCATTTTTCGCTGTTGATAATGATGGCTCCGCCTAAAACCTCAATGGCATTTTCCTTGCAGACTTTTAGACATGGTGCATCTGATGGTTCACAGTTCATACAAAATAAGGTTGGAGTGTCAACATTTGGTGTTTGTTGACAACTTCCACAGGTTGTACATGTAGTACAGTTTCCTGAATTAAACATAATTTTTTATTCTTCTAGCACAAGTCTTGCTCTTGCTTGACTTGTCAGTACATGGACAAAGCCGCCTTTTTTCTTGTCAGGTTCATATAATCCTGCCATTTTGGAAAGATATTTTTCCTGATTTTTGGATTTGACTTTAGCAGGATCAAGAATACTGATAGCTCTTTTGGTACAGGCTTTGATACATGCAGGTCCTTCTTCTCTATCAGCACAGAGGTCACATTTTTCAGCAATGTTTGCATCAAATGTCATTGCACCAAACGGACAAACCATAACACAGAGTCCACATCCGATACATTTGGAGGTGTCCACTCCCTCATCGGTTATGGCTTCTGTTGGACAGATTGTAATACATGGTGCACTTTCACAGTGTTGACATACAATGGAATAAAAGGAAGAATGATATTCTACGATTTTTATTCTACTGGATCTATGAACAGATGCGCACATGTTTTCACAGTTCATACATCCGTCACATAAATTACTGTTAACAGAAATTTTTTCCATTGTATCACCTTATAAACCTAATTCTTCACACTCTGCATCTACATATTTTTGGATTTTTTCAATGAGTTCATCATCTAAGTGTCTGAATCTTTTTTGTGGTGCGAGATATTCTTTTACAGGTTTTCTTTCTTCAGGCCTGTAAGTGATTTCGAATTTACCGTTTACGATTTCATATAAAATCCAAGAT
It contains:
- a CDS encoding 4Fe-4S binding protein yields the protein MFNSGNCTTCTTCGSCQQTPNVDTPTLFCMNCEPSDAPCLKVCKENAIEVLGGAIIINSEKCNLCRDCVDACPHNIIKI
- a CDS encoding 4Fe-4S dicluster domain-containing protein, producing the protein MEKISVNSNLCDGCMNCENMCASVHRSSRIKIVEYHSSFYSIVCQHCESAPCITICPTEAITDEGVDTSKCIGCGLCVMVCPFGAMTFDANIAEKCDLCADREEGPACIKACTKRAISILDPAKVKSKNQEKYLSKMAGLYEPDKKKGGFVHVLTSQARARLVLEE